A genomic window from Paenibacillus sp. FSL K6-0276 includes:
- the pdxK gene encoding pyridoxine/pyridoxal/pyridoxamine kinase produces the protein MTIKKVLSIAGSDSSGGAGLQADLKTFEEYGTFGLTAITAIVTMDPDNNWSHHVEPIDSELVKAQLKTVFSGKPVDAMKTGMLGSIDTIQIVRNSIDIHQIKNVVIDPVMVCKGENEQLQPENGRAIRDLLVPKATIVTPNLFEACQLSGMRKLSTVADMKEAAYKIIELGTKYVVIKGGKSLEDHKAIDLLYDGSEFTLFELAKINTNYNHGAGCTFAAAITAGLAKGLSVKSAVEKAKVFTTESIKYGFAFNRFVGPVWHGAYNKANQGLNI, from the coding sequence ATGACTATAAAAAAAGTATTATCGATTGCCGGTTCTGATTCCAGTGGCGGAGCAGGCCTTCAAGCGGATTTGAAAACATTTGAGGAATATGGAACTTTTGGTCTGACTGCCATCACTGCCATTGTCACAATGGACCCCGATAATAATTGGAGTCATCATGTAGAACCTATTGACTCTGAACTTGTGAAAGCTCAATTAAAAACTGTTTTCTCTGGTAAGCCCGTAGATGCCATGAAAACAGGCATGCTTGGATCTATCGATACAATTCAGATTGTTCGTAATTCCATTGACATACATCAAATAAAAAATGTAGTGATTGACCCAGTTATGGTATGTAAAGGTGAAAATGAACAATTACAACCTGAAAATGGACGGGCCATTCGCGATCTACTTGTACCAAAGGCAACAATAGTTACGCCAAATTTATTTGAAGCATGCCAATTATCAGGCATGAGAAAGTTAAGCACAGTTGCTGACATGAAAGAAGCTGCTTATAAAATTATCGAGCTTGGGACAAAATATGTTGTAATTAAAGGAGGGAAATCTCTAGAAGATCATAAAGCGATCGATCTTCTTTATGATGGTTCAGAGTTTACACTGTTTGAATTAGCTAAAATAAATACGAATTATAATCACGGAGCTGGATGTACATTTGCTGCAGCTATTACAGCAGGACTTGCTAAAGGATTATCCGTAAAATCAGCAGTAGAAAAAGCAAAAGTTTTTACAACTGAAAGTATCAAGTATGGTTTTGCTTTTAATAGATTCGTTGGACCTGTTTGGCATGGAGCCTATAATAAAGCGAATCAAGGTTTGAATATTTAA